Proteins from a single region of Pseudomonas quebecensis:
- a CDS encoding LysE family translocator: MIVTVSLMMAFWAVSFLFVITPGVDWAYAISAGLRGRVLPAVVGMLSGHLVATLIVAAGVGGVLVKIPYALLTLTLTGAAYLLWLGLNMLFKPSLPAQGASSDEGAWMAWAIKGLCVSGLNPKVLLLFLALLPQFTDASAAWPVGAQIVALGLIHGFSCGVVYLAVGYGAGAVLASRPAAAINVSRISGAAMIVIAVVLAAERLAI; the protein is encoded by the coding sequence TTGATCGTGACCGTCTCTCTAATGATGGCTTTCTGGGCCGTATCATTTCTGTTTGTTATCACGCCTGGGGTTGACTGGGCCTACGCAATCTCGGCGGGTCTGCGAGGCCGCGTCCTACCCGCCGTAGTCGGCATGCTTTCCGGCCATCTTGTAGCCACGCTGATCGTCGCCGCAGGTGTGGGCGGAGTGCTGGTCAAAATACCCTACGCATTGCTGACGTTAACGCTGACGGGGGCAGCCTATCTCTTATGGCTCGGCCTCAACATGTTGTTCAAGCCTTCGCTGCCTGCTCAAGGGGCATCCAGCGATGAAGGTGCCTGGATGGCCTGGGCGATAAAAGGACTGTGCGTCAGCGGTCTCAACCCCAAAGTTCTGTTGTTGTTCCTGGCGCTGCTACCTCAGTTCACTGATGCTTCCGCCGCATGGCCAGTAGGGGCTCAGATTGTCGCGTTAGGTCTGATCCACGGTTTCAGTTGCGGCGTTGTCTATCTCGCGGTCGGCTACGGCGCTGGTGCGGTGCTTGCTTCACGACCAGCAGCGGCTATCAATGTGAGCCGGATATCGGGAGCCGCGATGATCGTAATCGCTGTGGTTCTAGCTGCCGAGCGGCTGGCCATTTGA
- a CDS encoding Lrp/AsnC family transcriptional regulator has translation MDRVDKKILAELQQDGRQSLTELADRVGLSLSPCHRRVRAMEDAGVIKGYRAQLSASEIGLNFSSLVFVTLREGHQKAVADFEDALPRVPYIVQAQRLFGDPDYLLMVVTADLPAFQKLYDDELSRLPNVQRLTSTLVMKHVIIDRPLPLE, from the coding sequence ATGGATCGTGTTGATAAGAAAATTCTTGCGGAGCTGCAGCAGGATGGTCGCCAGTCGCTGACGGAATTGGCCGACCGAGTAGGTCTCAGCTTGTCTCCATGCCATCGACGTGTTCGGGCGATGGAGGATGCAGGAGTTATTAAAGGGTATAGGGCTCAACTATCCGCGAGTGAGATAGGGCTCAATTTCTCGTCCCTGGTATTCGTGACGCTTCGAGAGGGACACCAAAAGGCGGTAGCGGATTTTGAAGATGCTTTACCGCGTGTTCCCTACATCGTCCAAGCGCAAAGACTGTTTGGCGATCCTGATTACCTGCTGATGGTGGTGACAGCAGATCTTCCTGCATTTCAAAAACTGTACGATGACGAACTGTCGAGGTTACCCAACGTACAGCGTCTGACATCGACGTTGGTGATGAAGCACGTGATCATTGATCGTCCGCTGCCGTTGGAATGA
- a CDS encoding SRPBCC domain-containing protein, giving the protein MNEIIWPQDYLPGFTENFVSNEVIIAGLSAAQVWPLLSQAQRWPSYYANSANIQFHDHIGPDLQDGVSFYFETFGFPVEALCNEYVPPTLTSPGRIAWHGWSGEGDSRLDVHHAWLIEDLSGGRVRILTQETQKGKPAEDLAKAKPNPMINGHQDWLDGLVGAARLSPGM; this is encoded by the coding sequence ATGAACGAGATCATTTGGCCCCAAGACTACCTGCCAGGTTTTACCGAAAACTTTGTCTCTAACGAGGTCATCATCGCGGGATTGAGTGCCGCACAGGTATGGCCTCTGCTCAGCCAGGCGCAGAGATGGCCCTCGTACTACGCCAACTCGGCAAACATCCAGTTTCATGATCACATCGGGCCGGATCTGCAAGACGGGGTATCTTTCTACTTTGAAACGTTCGGCTTTCCGGTCGAGGCTTTATGCAATGAGTACGTGCCGCCAACCCTAACCTCCCCAGGACGAATTGCGTGGCATGGATGGTCGGGTGAGGGTGATTCTCGGCTGGATGTTCACCATGCCTGGCTGATTGAAGACCTCTCTGGTGGACGAGTGCGCATCCTGACTCAGGAAACACAGAAGGGGAAACCGGCGGAGGATCTCGCCAAGGCCAAACCCAATCCGATGATCAACGGTCACCAGGACTGGCTAGACGGCTTGGTGGGTGCAGCACGCTTGTCTCCCGGCATGTAA
- a CDS encoding LysR family transcriptional regulator, producing the protein MNPDIRTLDLNLLKALDALLDERSVTRAANRLSLTQPAVSGMLNRLRESFGDPLFVRAQRGIVPTLRAEQLAAPVKKLLADIEGMLQPQSFEPLTASMTIRIASTDYALRAVVVPFLSALRVQAPNIRVSVQPVDHQELQNQLDRGEIDLVLVTPEAVTPGLHAMALFDESYVCVLRADHPDALNGRLSLDRFCALDHALVSPAGGGFHGVTDDALEKLGRSRRVTVSVTSFLVLPEILMYSDMIAVVPRRLVEHNIGLSSLKPPIEIPGFTKILAWHERTQRDAGHRWVRSLIVETLRTLN; encoded by the coding sequence ATGAATCCTGATATCAGAACTCTCGATCTCAACCTACTCAAAGCACTCGATGCGTTGCTTGACGAACGTAGTGTTACGCGAGCTGCAAATCGACTATCGCTCACCCAGCCTGCTGTGAGCGGCATGCTCAACAGACTCCGAGAAAGCTTCGGCGATCCGCTGTTCGTTCGGGCACAGCGCGGCATTGTTCCGACGTTGCGCGCAGAGCAGCTTGCAGCTCCAGTTAAGAAATTGCTGGCAGATATCGAAGGTATGCTTCAGCCGCAAAGCTTTGAGCCGTTGACGGCGAGCATGACGATACGGATTGCTTCGACTGACTATGCATTGCGTGCAGTGGTCGTTCCGTTTCTCAGTGCGTTAAGGGTACAAGCGCCAAACATCCGCGTTAGTGTCCAGCCCGTTGACCATCAAGAACTTCAAAATCAGCTGGATCGAGGTGAGATTGATCTCGTATTGGTTACCCCTGAAGCGGTAACACCAGGATTGCATGCGATGGCTCTCTTTGATGAAAGCTATGTATGCGTGCTGCGCGCTGATCACCCAGATGCGCTGAATGGCAGGCTTTCACTAGATCGATTCTGCGCATTGGATCATGCCTTGGTTTCCCCGGCAGGGGGCGGTTTTCACGGAGTGACGGATGATGCTCTGGAAAAACTTGGAAGATCACGTCGAGTGACAGTGTCGGTGACCAGCTTTCTGGTACTCCCAGAGATTCTAATGTACAGCGACATGATCGCCGTCGTCCCGCGTCGATTGGTAGAACACAACATAGGGCTCAGCTCATTAAAGCCGCCAATCGAAATCCCAGGCTTCACAAAAATCCTGGCTTGGCATGAGCGAACTCAGCGTGACGCAGGTCATCGCTGGGTGCGTTCGCTAATTGTTGAAACTCTTAGGACACTCAACTGA
- a CDS encoding DUF3800 domain-containing protein has translation MDRTYAFVDESGNSDLDTSKGGSSGFFIVCSILVAEKDLDAAYAQADELRKRHFQTGEIKSSNLKPKDSDRRARILNELAELPFRLYFTVVDKSQIRKDGGLRFKTSFIKYVNGLLYERLFHAYPDLQMIVDEHGGQEFQESLKSYVAERFVDDLFGDKDAFQTMASKDNVLVQVADFFAGSVAQIYEEKASEEAVLAYKKILRSLTLGMLEWPSKYQSLLPPPTDEFEYADYQVHQEALRQADLFSERVGKHPDEDERLQLSILRFLRFQSEFVTKDYVLTTEIMAHLKDSGLGEVNGQRIRSSGIAKLRDADVIITSASKGYKIPQTRADINDFLERASGIVVPLLERVKKARDVYRLSSRGEYDIVTANLAELARLLAALEAFADDLDMPPTQVTLEQQMNAKSPLM, from the coding sequence ATGGACAGAACATATGCTTTCGTGGATGAGTCCGGGAACTCCGACCTTGATACGTCAAAGGGAGGAAGCTCGGGCTTTTTCATCGTGTGCTCCATTCTCGTGGCAGAGAAAGACTTGGATGCTGCCTATGCCCAAGCAGATGAACTCCGAAAGCGTCATTTTCAAACAGGCGAGATCAAATCCAGCAATCTGAAGCCGAAGGATTCAGATCGCCGTGCCCGAATCCTCAACGAGCTGGCTGAGCTGCCATTCAGGCTCTACTTCACCGTCGTTGATAAGTCCCAAATTCGCAAAGACGGTGGCCTTCGTTTCAAGACCTCATTCATAAAATACGTGAACGGGTTGCTCTATGAACGTTTGTTCCACGCATACCCTGACCTCCAGATGATCGTAGACGAGCATGGTGGCCAGGAATTTCAGGAGAGCCTCAAAAGCTACGTTGCAGAACGATTCGTGGACGACCTATTTGGCGATAAGGATGCGTTCCAGACGATGGCCAGTAAGGACAACGTTTTGGTTCAGGTTGCAGATTTCTTCGCTGGATCAGTCGCTCAGATCTACGAAGAGAAAGCATCGGAAGAAGCAGTTCTTGCCTACAAAAAGATTCTACGAAGCCTGACCCTTGGAATGCTTGAGTGGCCATCCAAGTACCAGTCTCTTCTGCCGCCGCCGACGGATGAATTTGAGTACGCTGACTACCAGGTACACCAAGAAGCTCTACGGCAGGCTGACCTTTTTAGCGAACGCGTTGGTAAGCACCCCGATGAAGATGAGCGACTACAGCTAAGCATCTTGAGGTTCTTGAGATTCCAGAGCGAATTCGTCACCAAGGATTACGTGCTGACTACGGAGATCATGGCCCATCTAAAAGATAGCGGACTGGGAGAGGTCAACGGCCAGAGAATCCGCTCCAGTGGCATTGCCAAACTCCGCGATGCGGACGTCATCATCACAAGTGCGTCGAAGGGCTACAAAATTCCCCAGACACGTGCGGACATCAACGACTTCCTAGAGCGGGCATCCGGCATCGTCGTCCCTCTTCTCGAACGCGTTAAAAAAGCGCGCGATGTGTATCGGCTGAGCAGTCGAGGAGAATATGACATCGTCACTGCCAACCTTGCTGAGCTAGCCAGGCTGCTCGCCGCACTTGAGGCATTTGCCGATGATTTAGACATGCCACCCACTCAAGTAACACTTGAGCAGCAAATGAACGCAAAATCACCATTAATGTAA
- a CDS encoding SIR2 family NAD-dependent protein deacylase → MTSTPALQLRKAQHVVVFTGAGASAESGIPTFRDALTGLSERFDPAQLATSEAFRADPSLCWGWYEWRRHKVLQAQPNGAHLAIAELAMHVPKLTVVTQNVDDLHERAGSQDVIHLHGSLHSPRCIDCGLAHTLPLTSDAQPEDGSRIEPPRCSACDGYVRPGVVWFGEMLPEDAWGAGLAVAQECDVFLSIGTSGVVYPAAELPLRALGQGATVAHINPVRFDVSSQEHFLEGPASVMMQSLLREAFGNHPDS, encoded by the coding sequence ATGACCAGTACGCCAGCTCTGCAATTGAGGAAAGCTCAGCACGTTGTTGTCTTCACAGGCGCTGGTGCATCAGCTGAGAGTGGCATCCCGACTTTCAGAGACGCATTGACGGGACTATCGGAGCGCTTCGATCCAGCGCAGCTCGCCACCAGCGAAGCATTCCGAGCTGATCCATCACTGTGTTGGGGATGGTACGAATGGCGCCGGCATAAAGTTCTGCAGGCGCAGCCAAACGGTGCTCATCTCGCTATCGCCGAACTAGCTATGCATGTGCCCAAACTGACCGTGGTGACCCAGAACGTTGATGACCTCCATGAGCGCGCTGGTAGCCAGGATGTGATTCATCTGCACGGCAGCCTGCATTCGCCTCGGTGCATCGATTGTGGCCTGGCGCATACCTTGCCTCTTACGTCTGACGCCCAGCCTGAAGATGGAAGTCGGATTGAGCCGCCGCGATGCAGTGCGTGTGATGGGTATGTTCGACCTGGCGTCGTTTGGTTTGGTGAGATGCTGCCAGAGGATGCATGGGGCGCAGGGCTCGCAGTTGCGCAGGAGTGCGATGTGTTCCTGTCGATTGGAACGTCCGGGGTTGTCTATCCGGCAGCAGAGCTTCCGTTACGCGCTTTGGGACAGGGGGCGACTGTCGCACACATCAATCCTGTGCGCTTCGATGTCAGCAGCCAAGAGCACTTTCTCGAAGGCCCTGCCTCTGTGATGATGCAGAGCCTTCTTCGCGAGGCGTTCGGCAACCATCCTGATTCGTAG
- a CDS encoding AAA family ATPase, with protein MGTIKSDVTAQHLSKHPNENDFLNPFLNGFDINWAKRTRAFNTEVSIYFLSPLDHFKETFGFENELLLVYSPFATMEPRTLQAVEQIFSASPAKGRVETLNYFLVSDDEGVGEWLDGYLSSRQEARIIVAFSTKELKAAKGDEWFVRNTLNKYFFGRDLFNYSLPLVEDTYFFGRQSAIMEYYDSIRTCENKAIFGLRKTGKTSFLFKLKRLCESEKSAAVFYIDCKQPHIRKSRWYELLEDIAGEVSERLGIPHAEQYTERKASKSFVKLIKECFQNQHRVCFMLDEIEFISFISSKDPHWHDDYLELWQTLWSCQSQFKCLSFIIAGVNPSVVETDLVSGVQNPLFGIVPHRYLTGFSRDECRMMLRKLGKRMGMAFDYDASDRIRDWYGGHPLLIRQACSTLNSFLSEHNDHPFKIDIAAFEAQKSRIDQELTFYSNHAISEIRDFYPKEYEAFELLATGQELPFRERSKNNTSILHLCNYQLIRPSSTGFEINIPVIAQRVALDAQQKDGRELLYPIVNIELRASWLKRRIEEVSTDFGVLERLVSQVANANKLFGANSFPEGVRLSESRPVADRAEFSNFINTLNRCFVESIERHGSQSQRSSYFWNEVKNSYPFLWPVLHRIKVYRNDVDHLHLNQVTTDAYFECLQSDFEGRQFSQITEPYFVLQQRVLDRLLLALQKEIESRS; from the coding sequence ATGGGAACGATTAAATCGGACGTTACTGCTCAACATCTTTCGAAACACCCTAACGAGAACGATTTTCTAAACCCGTTCCTAAATGGTTTCGATATTAATTGGGCCAAGAGAACTAGAGCCTTCAATACTGAGGTGTCAATATATTTTTTGTCTCCGCTTGATCATTTCAAAGAGACATTTGGCTTCGAGAATGAGTTGCTACTTGTTTATTCCCCATTTGCCACCATGGAGCCGAGAACGCTACAAGCGGTAGAGCAGATATTTTCAGCTTCGCCCGCAAAAGGGCGCGTGGAAACGCTGAACTATTTCTTAGTATCGGATGATGAAGGAGTCGGCGAATGGTTGGATGGATATCTATCGTCACGGCAAGAGGCTAGAATCATTGTTGCCTTCTCAACTAAGGAGCTCAAAGCAGCCAAGGGGGATGAATGGTTTGTTAGGAATACATTGAATAAGTATTTTTTTGGTAGAGACTTGTTCAACTATTCATTGCCTTTGGTCGAAGATACTTATTTTTTTGGTCGTCAGAGTGCGATCATGGAATATTATGACTCTATCAGGACATGCGAGAATAAAGCAATATTTGGCCTCCGGAAGACTGGTAAAACATCCTTTCTCTTCAAGCTAAAAAGGCTTTGTGAGTCTGAAAAGTCTGCTGCTGTTTTTTATATAGACTGTAAGCAGCCACATATTCGTAAGTCTCGATGGTATGAGCTTTTAGAAGACATTGCAGGCGAAGTTTCGGAGCGGCTCGGAATTCCACACGCCGAACAATATACGGAAAGGAAGGCGTCTAAAAGCTTTGTCAAACTCATAAAAGAGTGTTTTCAAAATCAACATCGTGTCTGCTTCATGCTTGACGAGATTGAGTTTATATCTTTTATCTCTTCGAAAGATCCTCACTGGCATGATGATTATTTAGAGCTGTGGCAGACCTTGTGGTCATGCCAAAGTCAGTTTAAATGTTTGAGCTTCATAATCGCCGGAGTCAACCCCAGCGTTGTTGAAACTGACCTGGTAAGCGGCGTGCAAAATCCATTGTTTGGAATCGTTCCTCACCGATACCTTACTGGTTTTAGTAGGGACGAGTGTCGAATGATGCTAAGAAAACTTGGCAAACGTATGGGAATGGCATTTGATTATGACGCCAGTGACAGGATTCGTGACTGGTATGGTGGCCATCCGCTCTTAATAAGACAAGCCTGCAGCACCTTGAATTCTTTTCTATCTGAACACAATGATCACCCATTCAAGATTGATATCGCAGCGTTTGAAGCTCAGAAAAGTCGGATTGATCAGGAATTGACGTTTTATAGCAATCATGCGATATCCGAAATTCGGGACTTCTACCCTAAAGAGTATGAAGCCTTCGAGCTTCTTGCTACAGGGCAAGAACTACCCTTTAGGGAGCGCTCTAAAAATAACACTTCAATTCTGCATCTATGTAACTACCAGTTGATCCGCCCCTCATCAACCGGATTTGAAATAAACATACCGGTAATTGCTCAGCGGGTGGCGCTGGACGCTCAGCAAAAGGATGGGAGAGAACTTCTATACCCGATTGTCAATATAGAATTGCGGGCTAGTTGGCTAAAGCGAAGAATCGAAGAAGTATCTACTGACTTTGGCGTTTTGGAACGGCTTGTCAGCCAAGTCGCCAATGCCAACAAGTTGTTTGGAGCCAACTCCTTCCCAGAGGGAGTCAGGCTAAGCGAGTCTCGGCCAGTGGCCGACAGAGCGGAGTTTTCAAATTTTATAAATACTCTTAACCGCTGCTTTGTAGAATCTATTGAGCGTCATGGAAGCCAAAGTCAACGGTCTTCGTACTTTTGGAATGAGGTTAAAAATAGCTATCCCTTTTTATGGCCTGTGCTCCATAGAATTAAAGTCTATAGAAATGATGTTGATCATCTGCACTTAAATCAAGTCACTACCGACGCTTATTTTGAGTGTTTGCAATCTGATTTTGAGGGGCGACAGTTCTCGCAGATTACCGAGCCGTATTTTGTTCTGCAGCAGCGGGTGCTTGATCGACTGCTGCTTGCATTACAAAAGGAGATCGAATCTCGTTCGTGA
- a CDS encoding DUF808 domain-containing protein, with protein MAGSSLFALLDDIATLLDDISLMSKVAAKKSASVLSDDLAVNAEQVTGMKADRELPVVWAVFKGSLRNKAILVPCALVLNALLPTAVHWLLMIGGAYLCYEGFEAIKDKVTAGRDDDTGQPKKTKPKTPEELAAYEKRKIAGAVRTDFILSAEIIVITLNIVTDAPMLQQILTLALIAVVMTVGVYGLVAGIVRLDDAGLILQKSKATGTWGSVVRAVGGWLLSAAPKLMKALSWIGTVAMFLVGGAFITEGIGPMQHFAERLVEGAGAWETFATLGIHCLVGALVGMVAVLIVKGITTISGKAST; from the coding sequence ATGGCCGGCAGTAGCTTGTTCGCACTATTGGATGACATTGCCACACTGCTAGACGACATCTCACTCATGAGTAAAGTCGCTGCAAAGAAATCAGCTAGTGTCCTGAGCGACGACCTTGCTGTGAATGCTGAGCAGGTTACCGGCATGAAAGCCGACCGAGAGCTACCGGTGGTATGGGCTGTATTCAAGGGCTCGTTGAGAAACAAAGCCATCCTTGTGCCTTGTGCTTTGGTGTTGAACGCACTTTTGCCTACGGCGGTTCACTGGCTGCTCATGATTGGGGGGGCATATCTCTGTTATGAGGGCTTTGAGGCTATCAAGGACAAGGTCACGGCTGGTCGAGACGATGACACAGGGCAGCCAAAGAAAACGAAGCCTAAGACGCCTGAAGAGCTTGCAGCTTATGAAAAGCGGAAGATTGCAGGGGCTGTTCGAACGGACTTCATTCTGAGCGCCGAGATCATCGTCATCACCCTAAATATCGTTACTGATGCCCCGATGCTCCAACAGATTTTGACGTTAGCGCTGATCGCGGTGGTCATGACAGTGGGCGTTTACGGATTGGTTGCGGGGATCGTCCGCTTGGATGATGCTGGCCTTATTCTCCAGAAGTCTAAAGCTACCGGTACATGGGGTTCTGTGGTGCGAGCTGTCGGGGGATGGCTGCTGTCGGCTGCTCCGAAGCTTATGAAAGCATTATCCTGGATCGGAACTGTGGCAATGTTCCTGGTCGGGGGGGCGTTCATTACAGAAGGCATCGGGCCGATGCAGCACTTTGCTGAGAGACTGGTCGAAGGTGCAGGGGCGTGGGAAACCTTCGCAACTTTAGGCATTCATTGCCTAGTAGGCGCGCTCGTAGGCATGGTTGCTGTGCTTATCGTCAAAGGCATCACCACCATCTCTGGTAAAGCATCAACGTAA
- a CDS encoding ATP-dependent nuclease: MKLQSIRLCNFQSFGNEPTVITFEDVTYLIGPNGSGKTAVLQALCRLFAFDPSLRRIKRSDFHVPADEDLVPEERSLWLEADFEFPELLEDEDNSTVAPHFAHMRLDTADGIPRVRYRLSATIGIDGDIEENLVYVLDVDRNANPLSTAVVTRAHRNTIQMHYLPARRDPADHITYGANALLGRLLRAVNWEDDRARIKGLTDEISECLSGNQSVSAFSESLNGMWKRLHRGTFFTDPKLTFVTSEIESLLRHMSVSFSPGHDENLVDFSRLSDGQKSMLYLSLVLSSHAIGRAVLTGKDVSFDADKLKPPSFTLIAVEEPENSLSPHYLGRIVNALNSSIGGADSQAIIATHAPSMLRRVDPENIRYLRLAASRATKVTCIALPDKEDEAHKFVREAVQAFPEVYFSRLVVLGEGDSEEIVLPRILQAKGAPVDESAVTIAPLGGRHVNHFWRLLAALETPFVTLLDLDVARHQGGWGRISNVNNQLAKFSPDKKLPNWEIAKWNEDLPVRTDHWFKEGTISIFSELEKRGVYFSDPMDLDFSMLLAYPKAYGVSRSPPDESTLKAVLGKSHYNAGQYDANEQELFGTYHSKFKLGSKPAAHISALAKLTDEDLLKSLPPSLDRLANAIIAALEDIPE, encoded by the coding sequence ATGAAGCTGCAGAGTATTCGGCTATGTAATTTTCAATCCTTCGGCAATGAACCTACGGTAATCACATTCGAGGATGTCACCTACCTTATCGGCCCCAATGGCTCTGGAAAGACAGCAGTCCTGCAGGCGCTCTGCAGGTTGTTTGCCTTTGATCCAAGCCTGCGTCGGATCAAGCGATCTGACTTCCATGTGCCTGCTGATGAGGATTTGGTACCTGAGGAGCGCAGCCTATGGCTGGAAGCGGATTTCGAATTCCCAGAGCTTCTGGAGGATGAAGACAACTCGACCGTGGCCCCGCATTTCGCTCATATGCGATTGGATACAGCCGACGGCATCCCGCGTGTTAGATATCGATTGAGCGCGACCATCGGGATTGATGGAGACATTGAAGAGAACCTAGTTTATGTCCTTGATGTTGATAGAAACGCCAACCCACTATCGACCGCAGTCGTCACTCGGGCGCATCGCAATACCATTCAAATGCATTACCTCCCCGCCAGACGAGACCCTGCCGACCACATAACCTATGGAGCTAACGCCCTGCTCGGACGCTTGCTACGAGCAGTCAATTGGGAAGATGACCGCGCAAGAATTAAAGGACTCACTGACGAAATCAGCGAATGTTTGTCAGGAAACCAGTCGGTAAGTGCATTCAGTGAAAGCCTGAATGGGATGTGGAAGCGACTTCACAGAGGCACCTTTTTCACCGATCCCAAGCTCACTTTCGTCACATCCGAAATTGAGTCGCTTCTAAGACACATGTCAGTGTCGTTCTCCCCAGGGCACGACGAGAATCTAGTCGACTTCTCTCGCCTCAGCGATGGACAGAAGTCGATGCTTTACCTATCACTGGTGTTGTCCTCTCACGCCATCGGGCGTGCAGTCCTAACCGGTAAGGACGTTTCTTTCGACGCTGACAAACTGAAGCCACCGTCATTCACACTGATCGCAGTGGAGGAGCCAGAAAACAGCCTCTCTCCTCATTACCTCGGGCGCATCGTGAACGCCCTCAATAGCTCAATTGGAGGGGCTGACTCTCAGGCAATCATTGCGACCCATGCCCCGTCCATGCTCCGCCGCGTGGATCCCGAGAACATCCGCTATCTACGCTTGGCTGCGAGCCGTGCAACTAAGGTCACCTGCATAGCACTACCCGACAAAGAGGATGAGGCTCATAAGTTTGTCCGAGAGGCTGTGCAGGCTTTTCCTGAAGTTTATTTCTCTAGGCTGGTTGTACTAGGCGAAGGTGACAGTGAGGAAATTGTCCTTCCAAGAATACTTCAAGCGAAAGGCGCACCTGTTGATGAGTCAGCGGTGACAATAGCTCCACTGGGGGGACGCCACGTCAATCATTTCTGGCGCTTGCTGGCTGCATTAGAAACGCCTTTTGTGACCCTCTTGGATCTCGATGTCGCACGACATCAAGGTGGGTGGGGGCGGATTAGCAACGTCAATAATCAGTTGGCAAAGTTCTCTCCAGATAAAAAACTACCTAACTGGGAAATAGCTAAGTGGAACGAAGATCTTCCAGTTCGAACCGACCACTGGTTTAAGGAAGGAACAATAAGCATTTTTTCCGAGCTTGAAAAACGGGGCGTTTATTTTTCGGATCCTATGGATCTAGATTTCTCCATGCTTCTAGCCTACCCAAAAGCGTACGGTGTTTCCCGAAGCCCTCCTGACGAATCAACTCTTAAGGCAGTGCTCGGAAAGAGTCACTATAACGCCGGTCAATATGATGCAAATGAGCAGGAACTGTTTGGAACCTATCACTCAAAATTCAAATTAGGTAGCAAGCCCGCAGCACACATCTCCGCCCTTGCGAAGCTGACTGACGAAGATCTGCTAAAAAGCCTTCCTCCATCGCTAGATCGTTTAGCCAACGCAATCATCGCGGCGCTGGAGGACATCCCAGAATGA